Proteins from a single region of Hordeum vulgare subsp. vulgare chromosome 6H, MorexV3_pseudomolecules_assembly, whole genome shotgun sequence:
- the LOC123401767 gene encoding probable purine permease 11, protein MAGDDGSSNAVPGGGGSNQEEVQIEIAGSSKPAASLAHEAPPQSGPVKHWQWWLMVVLNMFFLIAGQTSATLLGRFYYNEGGNSKWMSTFVQTAGFPVLFVAQFLFRPKSPSTQAINSSPEASIIKITLIYIALGLIIAADDLMYSYGLLYLPVSTYSLICASQLAFNAVFSYFLNAQKFTPLIFNSVLLLTFSASLLGVDEDSQSTSDTSQGNHVLGFVLTLGASATYSLILSLMQVTFEKVIKRETFSVVLNMQIYTAFVATLASLVGLFASGEWKTLEGEMHVFSSGKVSYVMTLLWTAISWQIASVGVVGLIFVVSSLFSNVISTLALPIIPVFAVIFFHDKMDGIKIIAMLIAIWGFVSYGYQLYVDDKKSRKTSSSVEENS, encoded by the exons atggccggcgacgacggCAGCAGCAACGCCGtccccggcggcggcgggagcAACCAGGAAGAGGTCCAGATAGAAATCGCAG GATCCTCCAAACCTGCAGCTTCCCTGGCCCATGAAGCGCCCCCACAAAGCGGTCCGGTTAAGCACTGGCAATGGTGGTTGATGGTGGTACTGAACATGTTCTTCCTTATTGCTGGTCAGACGTCAGCAACACTCTTAGGGAGATTCTACTACAATGAAGGTGGAAATAGCAAATGGATGTCCACATTTGTTCAAACTGCTGGTTTTCCGGTGTTGTTTGTTGCCCAATTTCTGTTCCGTCCAAAGTCACCTTCCACACAAGCAATTAACAGTAGCCCTGAGGCTTCTATCATCAAAATCACTCTGATATACATTGCCTTGGGACTCATCATTGCTGCAGACGACTTGATGTATTCCTACGGTCTATTGTACCTTCCTGTCTCAACTTACTCCCTCATTTGTGCCAGTCAGCTGGCCTTCAATGCCGTCTTCTCATATTTTCTCAATGCCCAAAAGTTCACCCCTTTGATATTCAACTCCGTACTACTCCTTACATTTTCTGCTTCGCTCCTTGGAGTTGATGAGGATTCTCAGAGCACTAGTGATACCTCACAAGGGAATCATGTGTTAGGTTTTGTGTTGACACTGGGAGCATCGGCCACATACTCACTTATTCTATCTCTCATGCAAGTTACGTTTGAAAAGGTTATCAAGAGGGAGACCTTCTCAGTCGTGCTGAACATGCAGATTTATACGGCATTTGTGGCTACTTTGGCTTCTCTTGTTGGGTTATTTGCAAGTGGTGAATGGAAAACTTTGGAGGGAGAAATGCATGTGTTCAGCTCAGGGAAGGTGTCCTATGTAATGACACTGCTATGGACAGCTATATCATGGCAGATAGCCTCTGTTGGAGTTGTGGGGTTGATCTTTGTTGTTTCATCACTCTTTTCAAATGTGATAAGCACTCTAGCTCTACCCATCATTCCTGTTTTCGCAGTGATCTTCTTTCACGACAAAATGGATGGAATAAAGATTATAGCTATGCTGATTGCCATCTGGGGTTTTGTTTCATACGGCTAccagttgtatgttgatgacaagaAGTCTAGGAAGACTTCGTCCAGTGTGGAGGAGAATTCCTAG